A single genomic interval of Ictalurus furcatus strain D&B chromosome 20, Billie_1.0, whole genome shotgun sequence harbors:
- the scinlb gene encoding scinderin like b has protein sequence MVSHKEFATAGKAPGLQIWRIENMDLKPVPKNFYGGFFTGDAYLLLYTTTAPSYYIHMWLGDECSQDESGAAAIFATQLDDHLGGGPVQFREVQNNESQTFLGYFKSGIKYQKGGVASGFNHVVTNEANVKRLLHVKGRRVIRATEVNFSWASFNKGDCFIVDLGKNIYQWMGCECNRFEKVKASQVAIDIRDNERNGRAKLYMVEEGSEPQEIIDVLGAKPSIAPATPDDEKVELSNKKKGALYLISDATGSMKTSSVAPSSPFKQEMLSLDDCYILDNGVDGNVFVWKGSNANTQERKVAMKVAQDFIKEKNYSSKTQIQVLPAGGETTLFKQFFSNWKDKDQTTGPSKAYTIGQIAQVKQVPFDASTLHTNQAMAAQHNMVDDGSGKVQIWRVEGGARVPVDPAAYGQFFGGDCYIILYSYKQGSREQHIIYTWQGLKSTQDELAASAFLTVQLDDSMGGAPVQVRVTQGQEPPHLMSLFKGKPMIIHSGGTSRKGGQTQAGTTRLFHVRTSTAKATRAVEVKPCASNLNSNDVFVLKSPDSLFVWRGVGASEEEVKGAKFVVSFLGGKPTDVTEGKEPAGFWTALGGKKEYQTSVTLKNTVKPPRLFGCSNKSGRLTVEEIPGDFGQADLATDDVMLLDTWDQLFLWVGNEANEVEKTGAPKIAKEYLDTDPSGRRGIPITTIKQGTEPPTFTGWFQGWDANMWDTDPLDRIRARF, from the exons ATGGTGTCCCACAAGGAGTTCGCTACAGCCGGGAAGGCGCCCGGTCTGCAGATTTGGCGTATTGAGAACATGGACCTCAAGCCTGTTCCCAAGAACTTCTATGGAGGCTTCTTCACCGGAGACGCCTACCTCCTGCTGTACACCACAACTGCACCATCCTACTACATCCACATGTGGCTGG GAGACGAGTGCTCGCAGGACGAGAGCGGCGCGGCGGCCATCTTTGCCACGCAGCTGGACGACCATCTCGGCGGGGGCCCGGTGCAGTTCCGCGAGGTCCAGAATAACGAATCTCAGACCTTCCTGGGATACTTCAAGTCTGGCATTAAGTATCAG AAAGGTGGTGTTGCGTCTGGTTTCAATCACGTGGTGACTAACGAAGCGAACGTGAAGCGTTTGCTGCACGTGAAGGGCCGGAGAGTGATCAGAGCCACCGAAGTAAACTTTTCCTGGGCCAGCTTTAATAAGGGCGACTGCTTTATCGTGGACCTGGGAAAG AACATCTACCAGTGGATGGGCTGTGAGTGTAACCGCTTTGAGAAGGTGAAGGCGTCTCAGGTGGCCATTGACATCCGCGATAACGAGCGCAACGGCAGAGCCAAACTGTACATGGTGGAGGAAGGATCGGAACCTCAGGAGATTATTGAT gttctcggAGCCAAACCGAGCATCGCTCCTGCTACCCCTGATGACGAGAAGGTCGAGCTGTCCAACAAGAAAAAGGGAGCATTGTACCTG ATCTCCGACGCCACCGGCTCCATGAAGACGTCCAGCGTGGCTCCATCCAGTCCGTTCAAACAGGAAATGCTGTCACTCGACGACTGCTACATCCTGGACAACGGCGTGGATGGCAACGTGTTCGTATGGAAAG GTTCGAACGCTAACACGCAGGAGCGCAAGGTGGCCATGAAGGTGGCTCAGGATTTTATTAAAGAGAAGAACTACTCCAGTAAAACACAG ATCCAGGTGCTGCCTGCAGGGGGCGAGACCACTCTCTTCAAGCAGTTCTTCTCGAACTGGAAGGATAAGGACCAGACCACGGGCCCGAGCAAAGCGTACACCATCGGGCAGATCGCACAGGTGAAGCAGGTCCCCTTCGACGCCTCCACCCTGCACACCAACCAGGCCATGGCGGCGCAGCACAACATGGTGGACGACGGGTCCGGAAAGGTTCAG atctGGCGTGTGGAGGGCGGAGCTCGCGTCCCCGTGGACCCTGCGGCGTACGGTCAGTTCTTCGGAGGCGACTGTTACATCATCCTGTACAGCTACAAACAGGGCAGCCGAGAGCAGCACATCATCTACACCTGGCAA GGATTAAAGAGCACTCAGGACGAGCTGGCCGCCTCCGCCTTCCTCACCGTGCAGCTGGACGACTCCATGGGCGGAGCTCCCGTCCAG GTGCGTGTAACTCAGGGTCAGGAGCCGCCTCACCTGATGAGCTTGTTTAAAGGAAAGCCCATGATCATCCACAGTGGAGGAACGTCACGTAAAGGAGGGCAGACGCAGGCGGGAACCACGCGTCTCTTCCACGTCCGTACCAGCACCGCCAAAGCCACTCGCGCCGTGGAG GTGAAGCCTTGTGCATCCAACCTCAACTCCAACGACGTGTTCGTGCTGAAGTCTCCCGATTCGCTCTTCGTATGGAGGGGCGTCGGTGCCAGCGAGGAGGAAGTTAAAGGTGCCAAATTCGTCGTCAGCTTCCTGGGAGGGAAACCCACCGACGTCACCGAGGGCAAAGAGCCAG CCGGATTCTGGACCGCTCTGGGAGGGAAGAAGGAATATCAGACTTCCGTGACTCTGAAAAATACCGTCAAACCCCCTCGTCTGTTCGGCTGCTCCAACAAGTCTGGCCGGCtcacg GTCGAGGAGATACCCGGTGACTTCGGCCAGGCGGATTTGGCCACCGACGACGTCATGTTGCTGGACACTTGGGATCAG CTCTTCCTGTGGGTGGGCAACGAAGCTAACGAAGTGGAAAAGACCGGCGCTCCAAAAATCG CTAAAGAGTACCTGGACACAGACCCGTCCGGCCGGCGTGGTATCCCCATCACCACCATTAAACAAGGCACCGAGCCTCCGACCTTCACAGGCTGGTTCCAGGGCTGGGACGCCAACATGTGGGACACCGACCCCCTGGATAGAATCCGCGCTCGCTTTTAA